The following are from one region of the Amycolatopsis sp. QT-25 genome:
- a CDS encoding glycerophosphodiester phosphodiesterase — translation MRKRLGVLALSGLAVLSVTGLAGAAEPSAQDVSALAKGHDGPVIVGHRGAPGYRPEHTLASYELAYRQGVDWVDVDLVPTKDGRLVARHENEIGGTTDVAKHPEFANRKTTKVIDGTSFTGWFTEDFTLAELKTLRATERIPQLRPNNRIYDGRYQIATYQEVLDLTRRLGRELRRELGTYPEIKHSTYFSSIKNPTEPKLVELIKRNGLDHPKAPVIIQSFEVSNLIALSRQVRVPLLQLTSATGAPADFVAKGDPRTYADLVTPAGLKEISKYADYLGPEKAQVIPVVNGALGQPTRLVTDAHHAGLKVGPYTFRNENNFLPQSLRSSANPAEYGNAFAEQEAFLKAGVDGYFADHPDTALEAVKAFRGR, via the coding sequence ATGCGAAAGCGCCTGGGCGTGCTCGCCCTGTCCGGACTCGCCGTACTCAGCGTCACCGGACTGGCAGGCGCCGCCGAGCCGAGCGCCCAAGACGTGTCGGCGCTGGCGAAGGGGCACGATGGGCCGGTGATCGTCGGACACCGCGGCGCCCCCGGTTACCGCCCGGAGCACACGCTCGCCTCGTATGAGCTCGCCTACCGCCAGGGCGTCGACTGGGTCGACGTCGACCTCGTGCCCACCAAGGACGGCCGGCTGGTCGCCCGGCACGAAAACGAGATCGGCGGGACCACCGACGTCGCGAAGCACCCCGAGTTCGCGAACCGGAAGACGACCAAGGTCATCGACGGCACGTCGTTCACCGGCTGGTTCACCGAGGACTTCACCCTCGCCGAGCTGAAGACCCTGCGCGCCACCGAACGGATCCCGCAGCTGCGGCCGAACAACAGGATCTACGACGGCCGCTACCAGATCGCCACCTACCAGGAGGTGCTCGACCTGACGCGCCGGCTGGGCCGCGAACTGCGTCGCGAGCTGGGGACGTATCCGGAGATCAAGCACTCGACCTACTTCTCCTCGATCAAGAACCCGACCGAGCCGAAGCTGGTCGAACTGATCAAGCGCAACGGGCTCGACCACCCGAAGGCGCCGGTGATCATCCAGTCGTTCGAGGTGTCGAACCTGATCGCGCTTTCGCGCCAGGTGCGGGTGCCGCTGCTGCAGCTGACCTCGGCGACCGGCGCTCCGGCCGACTTCGTCGCGAAGGGCGACCCGCGGACGTACGCCGACCTCGTCACTCCTGCGGGGCTGAAAGAGATCTCGAAGTACGCGGACTACCTGGGCCCGGAGAAGGCACAGGTCATCCCGGTGGTGAACGGCGCACTGGGGCAGCCGACCAGGTTGGTCACCGACGCGCACCACGCCGGACTGAAGGTCGGGCCGTACACGTTCCGCAACGAGAACAACTTCCTCCCGCAGAGCCTGCGCTCGTCGGCGAACCCCGCCGAGTACGGCAACGCGTTCGCCGAGCAGGAGGCGTTCCTCAAGGCGGGTGTCGACGGCTACTTCGCCGACCACCCGGACACCGCGCTGGAGGCCGTGAAGGCGTTCCGGGGACGCTGA
- a CDS encoding amino acid permease, protein MDVPAEQAEPADEDSARLHQLGYAQELRRTMSTFSNFAVSFTIISILSGCLTLYGFGMETGGPAAMIWGWPLVGLFVILVGLGMAEVCSSYPTAGGLYYWAAKLAPSNGAAWSWFTGWFNLIGQIAVTAGIDFGAALFLNAFLDLQFGFEATPGHTILLLGIVLVLHGLLNTFGVKIVALLNSISVWWHLVGVLVIVGVLIVVPEKHQDASFVFGEFVNKTGWASPVYVFLLGLLVAQYTLTGYDASAHMTEETKNAAKAGPRGIINSILVSLVAGWVLLIGLTFAIQDYDRAVGSETGVPPAQIFIDATGATTGKFLLLICIGAQLFCGMASVTANSRMIYAFARDGAIPGSKFWHHINKRTQTPTNAVWLAAGGALLLALPYLWSATAYAAVTSIAVVGLYVAYVIPVFLRVRKGDDFEPGPWNLGRWGKLIGTVATVWVCFIFVLFMLPQGSPVTIDSFNYTPIAFLVVLGGAAVWWLVSARKWFTGPKVQGSEEELAAVERELKELG, encoded by the coding sequence ATGGATGTCCCAGCCGAGCAGGCAGAACCCGCCGACGAAGACAGCGCCCGGCTCCACCAGCTCGGCTATGCGCAGGAACTCCGGCGCACGATGTCGACCTTCTCCAACTTCGCCGTCTCCTTCACGATCATCTCGATCCTCTCCGGCTGCCTGACCCTCTACGGGTTCGGCATGGAGACCGGCGGCCCCGCCGCGATGATCTGGGGCTGGCCACTGGTCGGCCTGTTCGTCATCCTGGTCGGGCTGGGCATGGCGGAGGTCTGCTCCAGCTATCCGACCGCGGGCGGCCTCTACTACTGGGCCGCGAAGCTCGCGCCGAGCAACGGCGCGGCGTGGTCGTGGTTCACCGGCTGGTTCAACCTCATCGGGCAGATCGCCGTCACCGCGGGGATCGACTTCGGCGCCGCGCTGTTCCTCAACGCCTTTCTCGACCTGCAATTCGGCTTCGAGGCGACGCCGGGCCACACCATCCTGCTGCTGGGGATCGTTCTCGTGCTCCACGGACTGCTGAACACCTTCGGCGTCAAGATCGTGGCACTGCTGAACAGCATCAGCGTGTGGTGGCATCTGGTGGGCGTGCTGGTGATCGTCGGGGTGCTGATCGTCGTTCCCGAGAAGCACCAGGACGCGTCCTTCGTCTTCGGCGAGTTCGTGAACAAGACCGGCTGGGCTTCGCCGGTCTACGTCTTCTTACTGGGGCTTCTCGTCGCGCAGTACACGTTGACCGGCTACGACGCCTCGGCGCATATGACCGAGGAGACCAAGAACGCGGCGAAGGCCGGGCCGCGCGGCATCATCAACTCGATTCTCGTCTCCCTGGTCGCCGGCTGGGTTCTCCTGATCGGCCTCACGTTCGCCATCCAGGACTACGACCGCGCCGTGGGCTCCGAGACCGGGGTGCCGCCCGCGCAGATCTTCATCGACGCGACCGGCGCGACGACCGGCAAGTTCCTCCTGCTCATCTGTATCGGCGCGCAGCTGTTCTGCGGGATGGCGTCGGTGACCGCGAACTCACGGATGATCTACGCCTTCGCCCGCGACGGCGCGATCCCGGGTTCGAAGTTCTGGCATCACATCAACAAGCGCACCCAGACGCCGACCAACGCGGTGTGGCTGGCCGCGGGCGGCGCGCTCCTGCTCGCCCTGCCGTATCTCTGGAGCGCGACCGCCTACGCGGCGGTGACCTCGATCGCCGTCGTCGGCCTCTACGTGGCCTACGTGATCCCGGTGTTCCTGCGGGTGCGCAAAGGCGACGACTTCGAACCCGGACCGTGGAACCTCGGCCGCTGGGGCAAGCTCATCGGGACCGTCGCGACCGTCTGGGTGTGCTTCATCTTCGTGCTGTTCATGCTTCCGCAGGGATCACCGGTCACCATCGACAGTTTCAACTACACGCCTATCGCCTTCCTCGTCGTACTCGGTGGTGCGGCGGTGTGGTGGCTCGTCTCGGCCCGTAAGTGGTTCACGGGCCCGAAGGTGCAGGGTTCCGAGGAGGAACTCGCTGCCGTGGAAAGGGAACTCAAGGAGCTGGGGTAG
- a CDS encoding aromatic acid/H+ symport family MFS transporter has translation MSPAAARPWVVPLAWTAVLLDGFDLVVLGTVLPALLRDRVWGLTPGTASVISTFGLIGMMIGAMAIGTITDLIGRRKALIIAVVAFSVCTALCAIAPSAFFFGLFRFLAGLGLGGCLPTAIALVTEYARKGKGSSATTTVMTGYHVGAVLTALLGIWLIQPLGWRAMFVAGALPALVLVPLMIKYLPESESFERVRDTREKSATEVVGGLFRGGLLRATLAFWVTSFMGLLLVYGLNTWLPEIMRQAGYPLGAALGLLLTLNLGGVVGLLVAGRVADKVGVRPAVIFWFLGAAVFLALLSVKLPAVGLYVAVFLTGGFVFSAQVLVYAYIGKTYPDWQRATGIGWAAGVGRVGAICGPILGGALLTAGIAYPWGFYAFAGVGALGAAAVTGVRAGRSRETAATPAP, from the coding sequence ATGTCACCTGCCGCGGCCCGTCCGTGGGTGGTCCCACTCGCCTGGACGGCGGTACTGCTCGACGGATTCGACCTGGTCGTCCTGGGCACGGTGCTGCCCGCGCTGCTCCGTGACCGCGTCTGGGGGCTGACTCCCGGTACGGCGTCGGTGATCTCGACGTTCGGCCTGATCGGCATGATGATCGGCGCGATGGCGATCGGCACGATCACCGACCTCATCGGCCGCCGGAAGGCGTTGATCATCGCGGTCGTCGCCTTCTCGGTGTGCACCGCGCTCTGCGCGATCGCGCCTTCCGCGTTCTTCTTCGGGCTGTTCCGGTTCCTCGCCGGGCTCGGTCTCGGCGGTTGCCTCCCGACGGCGATCGCGCTGGTCACCGAGTATGCCCGCAAGGGAAAGGGCAGCAGCGCGACCACCACGGTGATGACGGGTTATCACGTCGGCGCGGTGCTCACCGCCCTGCTCGGCATCTGGCTGATCCAGCCGCTCGGCTGGCGCGCGATGTTCGTCGCGGGCGCACTGCCCGCGCTCGTGCTGGTACCGCTGATGATCAAGTACCTGCCGGAGTCCGAATCCTTCGAGCGGGTGCGGGACACGCGGGAGAAGTCGGCGACGGAAGTCGTCGGCGGGCTGTTCCGCGGCGGGCTCCTGCGCGCCACCCTCGCGTTCTGGGTGACGTCGTTCATGGGGCTGCTGCTGGTCTACGGGCTCAACACGTGGCTGCCGGAGATCATGCGCCAGGCCGGTTATCCGCTGGGCGCGGCGCTCGGCCTGCTGCTCACGTTGAACCTCGGCGGTGTCGTCGGCCTGCTCGTCGCGGGCCGGGTGGCGGACAAGGTCGGCGTGCGTCCGGCGGTGATCTTCTGGTTTCTCGGCGCGGCGGTGTTCCTGGCCCTGCTGAGTGTGAAGCTGCCCGCCGTGGGGCTGTACGTGGCCGTGTTCCTCACCGGCGGGTTCGTGTTCAGCGCGCAGGTGCTCGTGTACGCCTACATCGGCAAGACGTACCCGGACTGGCAACGCGCCACGGGAATCGGCTGGGCGGCGGGTGTCGGCCGGGTCGGCGCGATCTGCGGCCCGATCCTCGGCGGTGCGCTGCTGACCGCCGGAATCGCGTACCCGTGGGGTTTCTACGCCTTCGCCGGAGTCGGGGCACTGGGAGCGGCCGCGGTGACCGGAGTCCGCGCCGGCCGCTCCAGGGAGACCGCCGCTACCCCAGCTCCTTGA
- a CDS encoding LLM class F420-dependent oxidoreductase: protein MTIGVALPSGDTADAVNVVDELLTQTRQAADAGLTSVWFSQQMEHDAITVAALAGRAVPGITVGTGVVPIYPRHPLLITGLAQTAQAATRGRFVLGLGTGAKNWLEPAYGIEYPSPIKHLREYLTILRQVLDGGEVDFRGETVQAHAKGFAASLSVAGSSDIPVIIAAMGRQALRVTGELADGTIPFLAGPKALSELIVPAITKAAAGRPAPRVIAMVPVVVTDDPDAVRAQVDRQYAFFRDIPSYRAVFDAQGVDSAGELVIAGGEETVAAELQRYFDAGATEVVATQSGIRNSEERLRTWSVLGNLVKS from the coding sequence ATGACCATCGGAGTGGCACTCCCGTCCGGGGACACCGCGGACGCCGTCAACGTCGTCGATGAACTTCTCACGCAAACCCGTCAGGCCGCCGACGCCGGCCTGACGTCCGTCTGGTTCTCCCAGCAGATGGAGCACGACGCGATCACCGTCGCCGCCCTCGCGGGCCGAGCCGTTCCGGGAATCACCGTCGGGACCGGCGTCGTCCCGATCTACCCGCGACATCCGTTGCTGATCACCGGTCTCGCGCAGACGGCGCAGGCCGCCACCCGTGGCCGGTTCGTCCTCGGCCTCGGGACCGGCGCGAAGAATTGGCTCGAACCGGCGTACGGCATCGAGTACCCGTCGCCGATCAAGCACCTTCGCGAGTACCTCACGATCCTCCGCCAGGTGCTCGACGGCGGCGAAGTCGACTTCCGAGGCGAGACTGTCCAAGCGCACGCCAAGGGTTTCGCGGCTTCGCTCTCTGTCGCGGGATCTTCGGACATCCCGGTGATCATCGCCGCGATGGGACGGCAGGCGCTGCGCGTCACCGGTGAACTCGCCGACGGCACGATCCCGTTCCTCGCCGGGCCCAAGGCACTTTCCGAGCTGATCGTCCCGGCGATCACCAAGGCCGCCGCCGGCCGCCCGGCACCGCGGGTCATCGCGATGGTCCCGGTCGTCGTGACCGACGATCCCGACGCTGTCCGTGCCCAGGTCGACCGGCAGTACGCGTTCTTCCGCGACATCCCCTCCTACCGCGCGGTCTTCGACGCCCAAGGCGTGGATTCCGCCGGTGAACTGGTGATAGCCGGGGGCGAGGAGACCGTCGCGGCCGAACTCCAGCGGTACTTCGACGCCGGGGCGACCGAGGTGGTCGCGACACAGAGCGGCATCCGGAACAGCGAAGAGCGGCTCCGCACTTGGAGCGTTCTCGGAAACCTCGTGAAGAGCTGA
- a CDS encoding OsmC family protein, translating to MSLTDVIEGTKTAVDADPRNAAVSFSVANALQPGTATRVDVRVRDHSFAVDEPAALGGTDTAANPVEYALAALGSCQVITYQFWAAKLGVPLEGVQVTVDGDIDLHGFFGFSETRPGFGDVRVSVELSGPAGTEAYEDLKRQVDEHCPVLDLFRNPTPVKTSLA from the coding sequence ATGTCGCTGACCGATGTCATCGAAGGAACCAAGACCGCCGTCGACGCCGACCCGCGCAACGCCGCCGTCTCGTTCAGCGTCGCCAACGCGCTGCAGCCCGGCACCGCGACGCGGGTGGACGTACGGGTTCGCGACCACTCGTTCGCCGTCGACGAGCCCGCCGCGCTCGGCGGCACCGACACCGCGGCGAACCCGGTCGAATACGCGCTCGCCGCGCTGGGCTCGTGCCAGGTGATCACGTACCAGTTCTGGGCGGCGAAGCTCGGTGTGCCGCTCGAAGGCGTACAGGTGACCGTGGACGGCGATATCGACCTGCACGGGTTCTTCGGGTTCTCGGAGACTCGCCCCGGCTTCGGCGATGTGCGGGTCTCGGTGGAGCTCAGCGGGCCCGCGGGGACGGAGGCCTACGAGGACCTGAAACGGCAGGTGGACGAGCACTGCCCGGTGCTGGACCTGTTCCGGAACCCGACGCCGGTGAAGACTTCGCTCGCCTGA
- a CDS encoding adenylosuccinate synthase, with protein sequence MPAIVLIGAQWGDEGKGKATDLLGDRVQWIVRYQGGNNAGHTVVLPDGQNFALHLIPSGILTPGVTNVIGNGVVIDPAVLLDELAGLEERDVDTSKLLISADAHLIMPYHVEIDKVTERYLGSRKIGTTGRGIGPCYQDKIARVGVRVQDLLDEKIFRQKVESALEFKNQVLVKVYNRKALDADQVADEVLAAGEKFAHRIADTRLQLNQALERGETVLLEGSQGTLLDVDHGTYPFVTSSNPTSGGASAGSGIGPGKIDTVLGILKAYTTRVGSGPFPTELDDESGEYLRKQGGEFGVTTGRSRRTGWFDAVIARYAVRVNGITDYFLTKLDVLSGLEKVPVCVGYEVDGSRTHDMPMTQTDVHHALPIYEELPGWFEDISGCRTFEELPANARAYVERLEELSGARVSAIGVGPGREQTIVRHEFV encoded by the coding sequence ATGCCGGCCATCGTGCTGATCGGGGCCCAATGGGGGGACGAGGGCAAGGGCAAGGCCACCGACCTGCTCGGCGACCGCGTCCAGTGGATCGTGCGTTACCAAGGCGGTAACAACGCGGGCCACACCGTAGTCCTTCCCGACGGGCAGAACTTCGCCCTCCACCTCATCCCGTCCGGGATCCTCACGCCGGGCGTCACCAACGTCATCGGCAACGGCGTCGTCATCGACCCCGCCGTGCTGCTCGACGAACTCGCCGGGCTCGAAGAACGCGACGTCGACACCAGCAAACTGCTGATTTCCGCCGACGCGCACTTGATCATGCCGTACCACGTCGAGATCGATAAGGTCACCGAGCGTTACCTCGGCAGCCGCAAGATCGGCACCACCGGCCGCGGCATCGGCCCCTGCTATCAGGACAAGATCGCCCGCGTCGGCGTCCGGGTGCAGGACCTGCTCGACGAGAAGATCTTCCGGCAGAAGGTCGAGTCGGCACTGGAGTTCAAGAACCAGGTGCTGGTCAAGGTCTACAACCGCAAGGCGCTCGACGCGGACCAGGTCGCCGACGAGGTGCTGGCCGCGGGCGAGAAGTTCGCGCACCGCATCGCCGACACGCGCCTCCAGCTCAACCAGGCCCTCGAACGCGGCGAGACCGTGCTGCTCGAAGGCTCGCAGGGCACCCTGCTCGACGTCGACCACGGCACCTACCCGTTCGTGACGTCGTCGAACCCGACCTCCGGCGGCGCGAGCGCGGGTTCGGGCATCGGTCCCGGCAAGATCGACACCGTGCTGGGCATCCTCAAGGCCTACACCACGCGCGTCGGCTCCGGCCCGTTCCCGACCGAGCTGGACGACGAGTCCGGCGAATACCTGCGCAAACAGGGCGGCGAGTTCGGCGTCACCACCGGCCGCTCGCGGCGCACCGGCTGGTTCGACGCCGTCATCGCGCGCTACGCGGTGCGGGTCAACGGCATCACCGACTACTTCCTCACCAAACTGGACGTGCTGTCCGGGCTGGAGAAGGTGCCGGTGTGCGTCGGCTACGAGGTCGACGGCTCCCGTACCCACGACATGCCGATGACGCAGACCGACGTGCACCACGCGCTGCCGATCTACGAAGAGCTGCCGGGCTGGTTCGAGGACATCTCGGGTTGCCGCACCTTCGAAGAACTGCCGGCGAACGCGCGCGCCTACGTCGAGCGGCTCGAAGAGCTCTCGGGCGCGCGGGTCTCGGCGATCGGCGTCGGCCCGGGCCGGGAGCAGACGATCGTGCGGCACGAGTTCGTCTGA
- a CDS encoding DUF1524 domain-containing protein produces MPTALAVRRSFTVLAVSAIVSAGVVGVAEATPPGIPSADTAKTQLAALTVKPDGSPTGYSRDKFPHWSDQGNSCNTREVVLKRDGTNVQQDSSCAAVSGSWSSPYDGATWTAASDVDIDHVVPLAAAWRTGASSWTTSQRQAFANDLSAPQLIAVTDNVNQEKGDKSPDAWKPPTVGYWCTYAKMWTTVKYKYKLSIKSAEKTALTDMLNRC; encoded by the coding sequence ATGCCAACCGCGCTTGCTGTTCGTCGCTCCTTCACTGTTCTCGCCGTCTCGGCGATCGTCTCGGCGGGCGTCGTCGGCGTCGCCGAAGCGACACCCCCGGGCATCCCCTCGGCCGACACCGCCAAGACCCAGCTCGCCGCGTTGACCGTCAAACCGGACGGTTCGCCGACCGGGTACAGCCGCGACAAGTTCCCGCACTGGTCCGACCAGGGCAACAGCTGCAACACCCGTGAGGTCGTGCTGAAGCGGGACGGTACGAACGTGCAGCAGGACAGCAGTTGCGCCGCCGTCTCCGGCAGCTGGTCCAGCCCCTACGACGGCGCCACCTGGACCGCGGCGTCCGATGTGGACATCGATCACGTCGTCCCACTCGCCGCCGCGTGGCGCACCGGGGCGTCGTCGTGGACCACTTCGCAGCGGCAGGCGTTCGCGAACGACCTCAGCGCGCCGCAGCTGATCGCCGTCACCGACAATGTCAACCAGGAGAAGGGCGACAAGTCGCCGGACGCCTGGAAGCCGCCGACCGTCGGCTACTGGTGCACCTACGCGAAGATGTGGACCACGGTGAAGTACAAGTACAAGCTCTCCATCAAGTCCGCGGAGAAGACCGCGCTGACGGACATGCTCAACCGCTGCTAG
- a CDS encoding ABC transporter substrate-binding protein: MSRTAVTSLIALTALVVTACSSAGGSTGADAGPPKPGGTLRLGISSSPDCVDPQQVGTNASLNVGRQLVDSLTDQDPATGEIKPWLAEQWEINADSTAFTFRLRDGATFSDGSPVDAVAVKTSFDAIKALGPKSQLGSGYLAVYKGTTVVDPKTVKIEFSVPSAQFLQASSTMSLGVLAPAAYRKTADQRCQGDGLIGSGPFAFESLKQNQEIVLAKRKGYDWGSSLFGHQGEAYLDKIAYKIVPEPGVRTGSLASAQLDAITDVQPVDEPQFTGNGFTEPIRPNPGVVFNLHANVTKGVLTDEKVRQAVVKGINRPEVTNTVLTPNYKPATSILGSATPFHTDLSPLLAYDPAGATALLESAGWLPGPEGIRTKNGQRLTAKVVFSLVFNQNKSVLELVQQQLRKIGFDLRIEQRTTAESVQITQSGNYEYLWYNTTRADPDILRNLFSTKANNRSKLPADNPLDAPLDAQSSTVDPAKRKPAAEEAQRAIIEHGYSAPVFELTQVLAHGPNAHGIGFEASSRLQLFDAWVSGS; encoded by the coding sequence GTGTCCCGTACCGCCGTCACGTCCTTGATCGCCCTCACGGCACTTGTCGTCACCGCCTGCTCCTCCGCGGGCGGGTCGACGGGTGCCGACGCCGGGCCACCCAAACCCGGTGGCACACTGCGCCTAGGGATCTCGTCGAGCCCCGACTGCGTGGACCCGCAACAGGTCGGCACCAACGCTTCCCTCAACGTCGGCCGCCAGTTGGTCGATTCGCTGACCGATCAGGATCCGGCCACCGGCGAGATCAAACCGTGGCTGGCCGAACAATGGGAGATCAACGCGGATTCGACCGCGTTCACCTTCCGGCTGCGTGACGGCGCGACCTTCTCCGACGGCAGTCCCGTCGACGCCGTCGCGGTCAAGACCAGCTTCGACGCGATCAAGGCCCTAGGCCCGAAATCGCAGCTCGGCTCGGGTTACCTGGCCGTGTACAAGGGAACGACGGTCGTCGACCCGAAGACGGTCAAGATCGAGTTCTCCGTTCCCAGCGCGCAGTTCCTGCAGGCCAGCTCGACGATGTCGCTCGGCGTCCTCGCACCCGCCGCTTACCGGAAGACCGCCGACCAACGTTGCCAGGGCGACGGCCTGATCGGCTCGGGACCGTTCGCTTTCGAGAGCCTGAAACAGAACCAGGAAATCGTTCTCGCCAAACGCAAGGGCTACGATTGGGGTTCGTCGCTGTTCGGGCACCAGGGTGAGGCGTACCTCGACAAGATCGCCTACAAGATCGTGCCGGAACCCGGTGTGCGCACCGGAAGTCTCGCTTCCGCGCAGCTCGACGCCATCACCGACGTCCAGCCGGTCGACGAGCCGCAGTTCACCGGCAACGGCTTCACCGAACCCATCCGCCCGAATCCCGGTGTCGTGTTCAACCTGCACGCCAACGTCACGAAAGGCGTGCTCACCGACGAGAAGGTCCGCCAGGCGGTGGTCAAGGGCATCAACCGGCCAGAGGTCACGAACACCGTACTGACGCCGAACTACAAGCCCGCCACCAGCATCCTCGGCTCGGCGACGCCGTTCCACACCGACCTTTCCCCGCTGCTCGCCTACGACCCGGCAGGCGCGACCGCGTTGCTGGAAAGCGCGGGCTGGCTGCCCGGCCCCGAAGGGATCCGCACCAAGAACGGGCAGCGGCTGACCGCGAAGGTCGTCTTCTCCCTGGTGTTCAACCAGAACAAGAGCGTGCTCGAACTCGTCCAGCAGCAGTTGCGCAAGATCGGCTTCGACCTCCGGATCGAGCAGCGCACGACCGCCGAGAGCGTGCAGATCACGCAGAGCGGGAACTACGAATATCTCTGGTACAACACCACCCGCGCGGATCCCGACATCCTGCGCAACCTGTTCTCCACCAAGGCGAACAACCGCAGCAAGCTGCCGGCGGACAATCCGCTCGACGCGCCGCTCGACGCGCAGTCGTCCACTGTGGACCCGGCGAAACGGAAACCCGCCGCCGAGGAGGCGCAGCGCGCGATCATCGAGCACGGCTACTCGGCGCCCGTGTTCGAGCTGACCCAGGTGCTGGCGCACGGGCCGAACGCGCACGGTATCGGTTTCGAGGCGTCGTCCCGGCTTCAGCTGTTCGACGCCTGGGTGTCCGGCTCGTGA
- a CDS encoding ABC transporter permease yields MRRYLLGRVLQAAFVLWAAFTVSFVILYLLPGDAVGAKLGGGEAGLSVTPEQLAAAKAEYGLDDPLPLQYGKRLVAAVQGDFGRSIATGDDATNMVVSALPPTLAVTGFALVLAILFGGGIAIAGTVTRYRRLGDLLLALPPLGISLPPFWVGLLLIQFFSFQLKLVPALGSNGFESLILPAITLAVPTGAIIGQVLAKSLRTQLAEPYAEIALAKGASRSRVHFGHLLRNAAVPSLTIAGVVTGNLIAGSVITETVFSRDGLGRVTSSAVTAQDIPVVQAVIVLAALVFVVINLLVDLVCPLLDPRIRHRETADA; encoded by the coding sequence GTGAGGCGGTATCTGCTCGGGCGGGTCCTCCAGGCGGCCTTCGTCCTGTGGGCCGCGTTCACCGTGTCCTTCGTGATCCTCTACCTCCTGCCGGGCGACGCGGTCGGCGCGAAGCTCGGTGGAGGCGAGGCCGGTCTTTCGGTCACGCCGGAGCAATTGGCCGCCGCGAAGGCGGAGTACGGACTCGACGATCCTTTGCCGCTTCAGTACGGGAAGCGTCTGGTCGCGGCGGTACAGGGCGACTTCGGCCGTTCGATCGCCACCGGGGACGACGCCACGAACATGGTCGTCTCGGCTCTGCCGCCGACCCTCGCGGTGACCGGATTCGCCCTGGTCCTGGCGATCCTGTTCGGCGGCGGGATCGCGATCGCCGGCACCGTCACCCGGTATCGCCGGTTGGGCGATCTCCTGCTCGCGTTGCCGCCGCTGGGGATCTCACTGCCGCCGTTCTGGGTCGGGCTGCTGCTCATCCAGTTCTTCTCGTTCCAGCTCAAGCTGGTACCCGCGCTGGGCTCGAACGGTTTCGAGTCGCTGATCCTGCCCGCGATCACCCTCGCCGTCCCGACCGGCGCGATCATCGGGCAAGTGCTGGCGAAGAGCCTCCGCACGCAACTCGCCGAGCCGTATGCCGAGATCGCGCTGGCGAAAGGGGCCAGCCGATCCAGAGTCCACTTCGGACATCTGCTGCGCAACGCGGCGGTGCCGTCGCTGACCATCGCGGGAGTGGTCACGGGAAACCTGATCGCGGGTTCGGTGATCACCGAGACGGTGTTCTCCCGTGACGGCCTCGGCCGCGTGACGTCGTCGGCGGTCACCGCGCAGGACATCCCGGTGGTGCAGGCGGTGATCGTGCTCGCCGCGCTGGTGTTCGTCGTGATCAACCTGCTCGTCGACCTCGTCTGCCCCCTGCTGGACCCGCGGATCCGGCACCGGGAGACCGCCGATGCCTGA
- a CDS encoding ABC transporter permease — MPDVLVRTRRKPGLLLAIAVLAFALLAAVAPGLFTGQDPLAGVPAEKMRGPSPWHLFGTDETGRDIFARVVHGAALSLQATVIAVVVALAAGAALGLLAGFRGGAPDSAIMRCVDVLLAIPSILLSLALVTALGFGTANVAIAVGVANLAQFARLMRAEVLRVRSGVFVEAARAAGVRWTGVLGRHVLPNALGPVLALATLTFGTAVLEVSALSFLGYGATPPTPEWGSLVAGGRGFLATAWWMTTFPGLTVAAVVLSANRLSRAIEGDVR, encoded by the coding sequence ATGCCTGACGTTCTCGTACGTACCCGGCGGAAACCGGGCCTGCTCCTCGCGATCGCCGTCCTGGCGTTCGCCCTGCTGGCGGCGGTCGCTCCCGGCCTCTTCACCGGACAGGACCCGCTCGCCGGCGTCCCCGCCGAAAAGATGCGGGGGCCGTCGCCCTGGCATCTGTTCGGTACCGACGAAACCGGACGGGACATCTTCGCGCGGGTGGTACACGGCGCCGCGCTTTCGTTGCAAGCCACCGTGATCGCCGTCGTGGTCGCGCTCGCCGCCGGAGCCGCGCTAGGCCTCCTCGCCGGGTTCCGGGGTGGCGCCCCCGATTCGGCGATCATGCGCTGCGTCGACGTCCTGCTGGCGATCCCGTCCATCCTGTTGTCATTGGCGCTGGTCACCGCGCTCGGTTTCGGCACGGCCAACGTCGCGATCGCGGTCGGGGTCGCGAATCTCGCGCAGTTCGCCCGGCTGATGCGCGCCGAAGTGCTGCGTGTCCGCAGTGGCGTGTTCGTCGAGGCCGCTCGCGCGGCAGGCGTGCGCTGGACCGGGGTGCTCGGACGGCATGTGCTGCCCAACGCACTCGGCCCGGTGCTCGCGCTCGCGACACTCACCTTCGGCACGGCGGTGCTGGAGGTGTCCGCGTTGAGCTTCCTCGGCTACGGCGCCACCCCGCCGACCCCGGAATGGGGCTCGCTGGTGGCGGGCGGCCGTGGCTTCCTCGCCACCGCGTGGTGGATGACGACCTTCCCCGGCCTCACCGTCGCGGCCGTGGTGCTGTCCGCGAACCGGCTGTCCAGAGCGATCGAAGGAGACGTGCGGTGA